One Leucoraja erinacea ecotype New England unplaced genomic scaffold, Leri_hhj_1 Leri_680S, whole genome shotgun sequence DNA window includes the following coding sequences:
- the LOC129694470 gene encoding apolipoprotein L3-like, producing MTGYIRELQEIANSIDRYHKGATIANVTGSNAGAVGGVLTFAGIIAAPFTAGGSLILTAVGASIGGAGVVTNLTASITEYVTRSKMQKGKLAKKLTSLSRNVRRTQYALETGKVKQLLYGTPLTLSKTTRAVSGVVGALFIVWGIYSITKDSIELSKGSKTEVAKKLRDDAQKIDDALNLYEDICQFLKRLLRETGTLDNEVQA from the exons ATGACAGGATACATACGTGAACTACAAGAGATTGCAAACAGTATTGATCGGTATCACAAAGGTGCCACAATCGCAAATGTCACAGGGTCTAATGCAGGTGCTGTAGGAGGTGTGCTTACGTTTGCAGGAATAATTGCTGCTCCTTTCACTGCTGGTGGCTCCCTGATACTCACTGCAGTGGGAGCGAGCATAGGAGGAGCTGGTGTTGTCACTAACTTGACAGCTAGCATCACTGAATATGTTACACGGTCAAAGATGCAGAAAGG CAAACTAGCTAAGAAGTTGACATCTCTGAGTCGCAATGTTCGAAGAACACAGTATGCCCTGGAAACTGGGAAAGTGAAACAACTGCTTTATGGAACTCCTCTTACTTTGTCCAAAACTACAAGAGCAGTTTCAGGAGTTGTGGGAGCACTCTTTATAGTGTGGGGTATCTACTCTATAACTAAGGATTCTATTGAGCTGAGCAAAGGAAGTAAGACTGAAGTAGCTAAAAAGTTACGAGATGATGCTCAGAAGATAGATGATGCATTAAACCTGTatgaggacatatgtcagtttcTAAAAAGACTCTTGAGAGAGACTGGGACATTGGATAATGAAGTCCAGGCTTGA